The Anaeromyxobacter sp. Fw109-5 genomic interval TGAACTCGCTGTCGTTCTGCACGGACGGGACGCTCTGGGTCGGCTCGGGCATCCACGGGCTCGCGCGGCGCGCGCCCGGGGAGCCGCTGCCGGAGGACGTGTTCGAGAAGGTCGCCATCCCGGCCGAGTACTGCTGGGCCGACGAGCTCGACAACCCCATCTGCCCCGTCTACTCGGTCGCGTGCGATCCGCTCGACGGATCGGTCTGGGCCGGGCTCGGCTACGGCGTCATCGGCCGGTACAAGGGGGGCGCGTGGACGTTCCCCGTCCCGGGCGCGTCACCGCTCTTTGCCCGGCAGAACCCGGTGAGCTCCATCCAGATCGACGCCTTCGCGGGGGCGGACCAGCGCATCGTGTACTTCAGCCACATGCCGACGTGGAAGGGCGCGAACGGCGGGCTGACGGTGTACCGCGGGCCGTAGCGGGCCGGGGCCCCGGGCCGGCGACTAACGGGATCGCCGGCTCGCGGGCCCGCCCCCGTGGGCGAGGATCTCGGCGCTGCCGACCAGCGCCATGTGGCTGAACGCCTGCGGGAAGTTCCCGACGAACCGCCGGGCGCGAGGGTCGTACTCCTCGGAGAGCAGGCCCACGTCGTTCGCGAGGCCCGCCACGCGCCTGAAGAGGCGCACCGCCTCCTCGTGCCTCCCGGCGAGCGCGAGGGCGTCCACCATCCAGAACGAGCAGGCGAGGAAGATCCCCTCCCCGGCCGGCAGCCCGTCCGGAGTCTTCGCGGAGTCGTAGCGGCGCACCAGGCCCCCGTCGTCCACCAGCTCTCGCGCGATGGCGTCGATGGTCCCGAGCACGCGCGGGTCGCGCGGCGGGAGGAACCCCACCGCCGGGATGAGGAGCAGGCTCGCGTCGAGCTCCTTCGCGCCGTAACGCTGCACGAAGGCGCCTCGCTCGGCGTCGTAGCCGCGGCGGCACACGTCCTCGTGGATCTCGTGGCGCAGCGCCCGCCAGCGGTCCACTGGGCCCTCCAGGCCGAAGCGGCGCACGGTGCGGATGGCGCGATCGAAGGCGACCCACGCCATCACCTTCGAGTGGGTGAACTGCTGCCGCTCGGCGCGCACCTCCCAGATCCCCTCGTCGGGCTCGTGCCAGCAGCCCTCGAGGAAGTCGAGCAGCGCCCGCTGCAGCCGCCAGCCCTCCGGCACCGGCGCGAGGCCCGCCTCCTCCGCCTGGAAGAGGCAGTCCATCACCTCCCCGTACACGTCGAGCTGGAGCTGCTGATACGCGGCGTTCCCCACGCGCACCGGCCGCGAGCGCTCGTAGCCGTCGAGCCACGGCAGCTCGCGCTCCTCGAGGTGCCGCTCGCCCGCGAGGCCGTACATGATCTGCATCTCCGCGGGATCCCCCGCGACGGCGCGCAGGAGCCAGTCGCGCCACGCAGCCGCCTCCTCGCCATACCCGGCGTCGACGAGGGCCGTGAGCACGAGCGTCGCGTCGCGCAGCCAGCAGAACCGGTAATCCCAGTTGCGGACACCCCCGACGTGCTCGGGCAGCGAGGTGGTCGCCGCCGCGACGACGCCCCCGGTCGGCGCGTAGGTGAGCGCCTTCAGCGTCACGAGGGACCGCACGACCTCGTCGTGCCACGGCCCGGTGTGCGTGCAGCGCGACGACCACTTTGCCCAGAACCGCTCGGTGTGCTCGACCTCGACGAATGGGTCGATCGGCTCCGGCGGCGCCCGGTGCGATGGGAACCAGGTGAGCGTGAACGGGACGCGCTGCCCCGCCTCGATCTCGAAGGCGTGGCGGGCACAGTCCGGCTCGACCTCGCAGGGCGTAGGCGAGCGAAGGAGCACCGCGTCCGGCCCCGCCAGCGCGGCCATCCCGCCGTCGAGCCGCCGCAGCCAAGGTCGCCGGGTGCCGTACTCCATCCGGAGCCGCAGGTCGAAGTCCATCCCGACGCGGCCTTCGACCCCCTCCACCACGCGCACGAGATCCGGGACGTCGTGGCGCGGTGGCATGAAGTCGACGAGCCGGACGCGCCCGCCCTCCACCTCGAACTCCGTCTCGAGGACGAGGGTGCCGGGCCGGTACCGGCGGGTCACGCTCCGCGGCTCGAGCCGTGGCGCGATGCGCCAGCGCCCGTTCTCCGGACTTCCGAGCAGCGCCGCGAAGCAGGCGTCCGAGTCGAAGCGTGGCCAGCACAGCCAGTCGATGGAGCCGTCGCGCCCGACGAGCGCGGCGCTCTGCATGTCGCCGACGAGCGCGTAGTCCTCGATGCGGAGCGCCATCGTCTCCTAGCTAACCGGGAGGTCCCCGGCGCGCCGGGCCGCCCTCAGGGACCGCCGGCGCAGCGAACGTCGCGCTGGCGCTCGCGGCCGTCAGGCGCGATAAGGGCGGCGAATGGATCCCGACGCCACCGCGCAGCTCCGGACCGTCTTCACCGTCCCGAGGATGGACTGCCCCTCCGAGGAGCGGCTCGTTCGCATGGCCCTCGAGGGCGCCGAGCTCGCCGAGCTCCGGTTCGACCTCGTCGCGCGGCAGGTGACGGTGGTGCACCGCGGCCCAGCCTCGACGCTCCTCTCGCGGCTCGAGCCGCTCGGCCTCGGCGCGGCCGTGCTCGAGAGCGCGGCCGTCCCGGTGGGTGCGCCCACCCGGGGGGCGCCGGTCTCGGCCGCCGCCGAGCGCACCACGCTCCGGGTGGTGCTCGCGGTGAACGCCCTGATGTTCGCCGTGGAGCTGTCCGCGGGCTGGATGGCCGAGTCGACGGGGCTCGTGGCCGACTCGCTCGACATGCTCGCGGACGCGGGCGTGTACGGGCTCTCACTCTACGCCGTGGGCCGGAGCCGCGCGCTCGAGCTGCGCGCCGCTCACCTCTCCGGTTGGCTACAGGCCGCGCTCGCCCTCGGCGCGCTCGCCGACGTGACCCGGCGGCTGCTCCTCGGAAGCGCGCCCGAGGCGCCCGCGATGGTGGGCGTCTCGCTCCTGGCCCTCGCCGCGAACGTCCTGACGCTCGTGCTGGTGTCGCGCCACCGGGACGGCGGCGCTCACATGCGGGCGAGCGTCATCTTCTCCACGAACGACGTGCTCGCGAACGTGGGGGTCCTGCTCGCGGGCTCCCTCGTCGCGATCACCGGCTCGCGCCTCCCCGACCTGGCCATCGGCGCCGCGGTGGCGTCGATGGTGCTGGCCGGCGCCCTCCGCATCCTGCGCCTCCGGTGAGGACGAAGCGCCGGTCCGCGGGATGCCGGCGCCTCGTCCTCGGGCACGGCTCAGAGCGCCGTCGGCGCGGCGGCGGCCGTCGATCCGCTGCCGTCGCAGCCGTAGGGGCAGTCACCCGCGCTGCCGCCGCAGGTCCCCTGGCAGGCCCCGGGCTCCTGTCCGAGCGGACAGGTGCCATCGCCCGTCCCGGAGCACGTCCCATTCATGCAGCCCATCCAGTCCTCCTCGCCGCAGTGCATCCCGTACGTGCCGTCGTCGTTGGCGTGGCAGGCCCACTGGGCGGCGCCGTCGCCATCCATCGCCTGGCAGCGCTGCCGCTGCTGCTCGAGCCAGCCGCCCATCTGACCGGTGTGATGCTCCGCCTCGGCGCGGTTCTGGATGGCATCGCCGGCGCACGCGATGCCCTGGTGCCGCGCCAGCTCGCCCGCCATCGCCTCGACGCCGCAGGCGAGATCGGCCCCTGCCATCATCCGCATGCGGTGACCGCCGCCCGACAGCTCTCCGCTCAGCTGCCGCATCCGCTCGAGCGCCGGGCCCGCGGCCGCGCCGTACCGGCCCTCCGCGGCGCGGCAGTCCTCGGTCGCCTGCGCCGCGCCAGCCTCCGCCTGGTATGCCGTCACGGCGTCGGCGAGCTCGGCCCGGGCGGCCTGGTACGCCTGGACCTCGGCCCCCAGCGCGCTCTCCTCGGTCCCGCCACACGCGGTCGCCAGCGTGGCGGCCACCACCCACACCAAGTTCCTCGTCGTCAAAGCTCTTCTCCTGCGAGCGCTGGGCTGCGCGGGCCTCGCTCGCCTCCGGCTCCGCGCCGCGGCGCGCTCCGGCACGCCGCACCCTCCCGCCTCGCAGTCCGCGTGCCAGCGCGCGATCCCGCCGGATTCCGGCGTTTCGGCGGGAGCAACCGACCTCGGCGCCGCGAGGCTCCCCCGAACCGACGTACCAGCCGGTACGGTCGTGCGTACGGTCCGGGACGTCTCCGAGCGGCCCGCCGCCTGTCGGCACGGGTTTCACCGCGGCACGGAAGATGCTCCGTCTCCATTGCGCCTTCCGCGGCTCTCAGGAGAATGCAGCCATGCGCCACGTCCCCCTCGTAGCCCTCGCAGCGTCGCTCGCGCTCGGGCCCTGCACGGCCGCGCCCAGCGACCACTCCAGGCGTGAGGCCCACGAGGCCGTGCGGGCGGCGCTGATGGAGCGCGCGACCCTGCCGGCCAGCTCCCCTTCTCTTCCCGAAGCGGGCGAGGCGATGGACGCGGCCACCCGCGCCGACCGCGCGCGCCGCGCCGAGGCCGAGCAGCGCGCCGCTCACGAGCGCGCCGTGCGGCGGGGCGAGCAGCACCGGGCACGCCATGGAGCCCGTGATCACGCCGGAGAGGACCCGCGGCGCGCGGGGATGCACGACGGAGACGCGTCGGGGGAGTGCCGGGACGCGGCGGGGACCATGCGCACGCGGGAGATGCGCGGGGACATGGACGGCGGACACACGGGCGGCTCGGATCACGGGCCGCACCAGGGCGGGAGATGATCGGAGGCGCGATCGCGCTGCGTGGCGCCGGGATCGCCCTGGCCCTCGCCCTCGCGGCGGCGGGGAGCGGGGCCGACGCGCACCTGCTCGCGGGCGCGGCCCACTTCCGCGAGGCCCGCTACGCGGACGCCCTGATCGAGTTCCGGGTGGCGGAGCGGCTCGGCGAGCCGGAGGCCGCCGCGTACGCCGGCGCCGCCCTCGTCAAGCTGGAGCGGTGGGAGGAGGCGGTCGAGACGTTCGAGGCGGCGGCGCCGGGCGAACACCCGCTCCACGACTACTACCGGGCGCTCGCCTGCTACGGCGCCCGGCTCTACGGATGCGCCGACCGGCTCCTCGCCGGGATCGGGGAGCGGTCGGGCCCGCGCATCGCCGAGCAGGCCCGTGCGCTGCGCGCCGAGCTCGCTCGCGCGCTCGCCGCACCCGCTTCGGAGGCGAACCTCGCGTGGTATCGCGCACGGTGCGAGGCGCGTCGCGCGGAGGGGCGTGCGGCGCTCGCCGCGGCGTACTGCCGGGAGGCGGAGGCGCTCGCGGCGCGGCGCGGCGCCGCCACGCGCGCGGCCGGCGCCGATGACTCCGCGCTTGCGCCGGGGAACGGAGGGTGACGTCCATGGCGCCGCTGCTCGCGCTCGTCCTGGCCGCGGTCGATCCGTGCGCTCCGGTGGAGGCGGTCGCGCTCGATCCGCTGGCGGCGCGGGCGTACCGGGAGGTCGGCGACGCCGAGCTCGCCGCCGGCGCCCGCGACAGCGCGGTGGCGGCGTATCGCGAGGCGCTGGCGCGCGATCCCGGCGACGCGGCGTCGCGCGACGCGCTCCAGCGGCTCTGCAGCGACGGGCGCGCGCCCGATCCCTTCCAGGAAGGCCTGCGCCGCATGGACGCGGAGGACCTCGGCGGCGCGGCCCGCGCGTTCGAGGCCGCGCACGCCTCCGAGGGGAGCCCCTCGGCGGCGCTCCTCGCGGGCATCGCGCGCTACGAGCTCGGCGACGACGCCGCGGCCGAGCGGCTCCTGCGCGCGGCCGAGCGCGACCCGGTGCACCGCGAGGAGGCCCGCTTCTACCTCGGCCTGCTCGCGCTCCGCGCCGGTGACGGCGGGCGCGCGGCCTCGCTCCTCGAGAGCGCCGCCGCGAACCCGGCGCTCGCGAGCCCCGCGAGCGATCTCGCGCGGCTCGCGCGGCGCGACGGGCGGGTGATCCTCTCGCTCCTGGCCGAATCGGGCTGGGACTCGAACGTGAACCTGGGCCCCGGCGGACCGCAGGGCGCGGCCGAGTCGGACGGGACCGCGGGGCTGTCGGCCGCGGCCCTGTGGCGGCCGAGGGGCTCGCGAGGCCCCTACCTCCGCGCGGCCGGGCTCCTGCACCAGCTCGCGCAGATGGACGAATACGACGTGGCCGGCGTCGAGGCGGCCGCCGGCTGGCAGCTCCGCGCCGGGCGCACCGGCGCGGCCGCCGAGTACGAGTACGCGCACCGTGCGCTGGGGGGCGACGACTACCTGGGCGCCCATCGCCTGCTCGCCACGGGCTGGACGCGACGCGGCCGCGCGGCCGCGAGCGCCTCCTACGCGGTGCGCTTCGAGTCCTACGCCGGCGACTGGTCGCCGTTCTCGGGCGTGCTGCACCGGGCCGAGGCGCGCGCAGCGGTCGACGCCACGCCGCGGCTACGCCTCAGCCTCGCCTACGCCGGCGCTCGCGACGTCACCGACGAGCCCCTCCTCTCGTACTGGGAGCACGGCCCGCGCGGGGAGGCCCGGGTCCTGCTGGGGCGCGCTCGCCTGGGCGTCGATCTCGGCCTCACGTGGCGCGCGTACGACCACTTCGACGAGGACCTCGGGGCGCAGCGGAGCGACACCTACCTCGACGGGGCCGCCTTCGTGGAGCTGGACGTCGCCGACCGCTGGACGGCGCGGGTGGGGGTCGTCGGCCGGTACGCTGCGTCCAACGTGGACGCCCTCGCCTACGACAAGCTC includes:
- a CDS encoding glycoside hydrolase family 15 protein: MALRIEDYALVGDMQSAALVGRDGSIDWLCWPRFDSDACFAALLGSPENGRWRIAPRLEPRSVTRRYRPGTLVLETEFEVEGGRVRLVDFMPPRHDVPDLVRVVEGVEGRVGMDFDLRLRMEYGTRRPWLRRLDGGMAALAGPDAVLLRSPTPCEVEPDCARHAFEIEAGQRVPFTLTWFPSHRAPPEPIDPFVEVEHTERFWAKWSSRCTHTGPWHDEVVRSLVTLKALTYAPTGGVVAAATTSLPEHVGGVRNWDYRFCWLRDATLVLTALVDAGYGEEAAAWRDWLLRAVAGDPAEMQIMYGLAGERHLEERELPWLDGYERSRPVRVGNAAYQQLQLDVYGEVMDCLFQAEEAGLAPVPEGWRLQRALLDFLEGCWHEPDEGIWEVRAERQQFTHSKVMAWVAFDRAIRTVRRFGLEGPVDRWRALRHEIHEDVCRRGYDAERGAFVQRYGAKELDASLLLIPAVGFLPPRDPRVLGTIDAIARELVDDGGLVRRYDSAKTPDGLPAGEGIFLACSFWMVDALALAGRHEEAVRLFRRVAGLANDVGLLSEEYDPRARRFVGNFPQAFSHMALVGSAEILAHGGGPASRRSR
- a CDS encoding cation transporter — encoded protein: MDPDATAQLRTVFTVPRMDCPSEERLVRMALEGAELAELRFDLVARQVTVVHRGPASTLLSRLEPLGLGAAVLESAAVPVGAPTRGAPVSAAAERTTLRVVLAVNALMFAVELSAGWMAESTGLVADSLDMLADAGVYGLSLYAVGRSRALELRAAHLSGWLQAALALGALADVTRRLLLGSAPEAPAMVGVSLLALAANVLTLVLVSRHRDGGAHMRASVIFSTNDVLANVGVLLAGSLVAITGSRLPDLAIGAAVASMVLAGALRILRLR